In a genomic window of Flavobacteriales bacterium:
- a CDS encoding adenine phosphoribosyltransferase translates to MTEFESAIIDVVDFPKEGILFKDIMPVLANPKARNQALEALKKHAQEFKPEAIVGIESRGFFFGMLLAHELDIPFIPIRKKGKLPGKTLSQSYSLEYGEDHIEIQEHSIHGLDRILLHDDVLATGGTCAAALKLLQQGKQREIAVSFLMELDFLAGKDKIKDLTNNIFSLKNY, encoded by the coding sequence ATGACAGAATTTGAATCAGCAATTATTGATGTAGTTGATTTCCCAAAAGAAGGAATTCTTTTTAAGGATATTATGCCTGTATTAGCAAATCCGAAAGCGAGAAACCAAGCCCTCGAAGCCTTGAAAAAACACGCTCAAGAGTTTAAACCCGAAGCCATCGTAGGCATAGAAAGTAGAGGTTTTTTCTTTGGAATGCTCTTGGCTCATGAACTTGATATTCCCTTTATTCCTATCCGAAAAAAAGGAAAACTACCCGGTAAAACTCTTAGCCAGTCTTATAGTCTAGAATATGGAGAAGATCATATAGAAATACAAGAACATTCGATTCATGGTTTAGACAGGATTCTTCTTCATGATGATGTACTAGCCACTGGAGGGACTTGTGCAGCCGCACTAAAACTCCTTCAACAAGGTAAACAACGAGAAATTGCTGTTTCTTTTTTAATGGAATTAGATTTCTTGGCAGGAAAAGATAAAATCAAAGACCTAACAAATAATATTTTTAGCTTAAAAAACTACTAA